In Agarivorans gilvus, one genomic interval encodes:
- a CDS encoding acyltransferase family protein, producing MYLNLPSLSNSNYRADIDGIRAIAVLSVIIFHINKAILPGGFIGVDIFFVISGYLITLHILSDIKSNKFSIFDFYKRRIKRIAPVMLVVIASVIICSLVIQRPEDTKEVAKTSIAALFSLSNIYFWLFQDSSYFAQSSEEIPLLHFWSLGVEEQFYIFWPLTLLFFKKSHKKTSFIISLFVISFISFSLGQYIYASSPSFVYYMLPTRGGELLIGSLTAYLVSKKTILTIPSSILFLLSLTGISLIVASLFYFSENIIFPGLYAIIPTTGTAMLILSGHYGTCWIKRILMHRLLVFIGLISYSAYLWHWPLLSFSRYSLIEINLINGILIFITTLIISTASYYFIEKPTRKYNGSVLKTASYLYLIPTIIISSLSFMMYKSDGMFMHRNQNAYEKISVKPAYKYDYVCQRWEIKDEDIKNKKCIIGNAQTEKEPKVLLWGIQMPHTILVS from the coding sequence ATGTATTTAAACCTCCCCTCCCTATCTAATTCTAATTATCGTGCGGATATAGATGGGATAAGAGCAATTGCGGTTTTATCTGTCATAATATTCCATATAAATAAAGCCATATTACCCGGTGGATTCATAGGTGTAGATATTTTCTTTGTGATTTCCGGATACCTTATCACCCTTCACATATTAAGCGACATCAAATCAAATAAATTCTCCATATTTGATTTTTATAAAAGAAGAATTAAACGCATAGCTCCTGTAATGCTTGTAGTTATAGCTAGTGTTATCATATGCAGCTTGGTAATTCAACGACCAGAAGACACTAAAGAAGTAGCAAAAACAAGCATTGCAGCTTTATTTTCTTTATCAAATATCTATTTCTGGCTATTCCAAGATTCAAGCTACTTCGCTCAGTCCAGCGAAGAAATACCACTCCTTCACTTTTGGTCATTAGGCGTAGAAGAACAATTTTACATATTTTGGCCTTTGACGCTGTTATTTTTTAAAAAATCACACAAAAAAACATCTTTTATAATCTCGCTATTTGTCATCTCATTTATTTCTTTTTCTTTAGGGCAATATATATATGCAAGTTCTCCATCTTTTGTTTATTATATGCTCCCGACTCGAGGGGGAGAATTGCTTATCGGTTCACTGACCGCATATTTGGTTTCAAAAAAAACAATACTCACCATTCCCAGCTCCATTTTATTCCTGCTCTCATTAACTGGAATTTCGCTAATCGTAGCCTCTTTATTTTATTTTTCAGAAAACATTATTTTCCCTGGACTTTATGCTATAATACCGACAACTGGAACTGCAATGCTAATACTTTCAGGGCATTATGGAACTTGTTGGATAAAGAGAATACTAATGCATCGCTTACTAGTATTTATTGGCCTTATATCTTATTCTGCATATCTTTGGCATTGGCCGTTACTTTCCTTCTCCCGCTACTCTTTGATTGAAATAAACCTCATCAATGGAATTTTAATTTTCATAACAACATTAATCATTTCCACGGCCTCATATTATTTTATAGAAAAACCGACAAGGAAATACAACGGAAGCGTACTTAAAACAGCCTCTTACTTATACCTAATCCCCACTATAATAATATCATCATTAAGCTTCATGATGTACAAATCAGATGGGATGTTTATGCATAGAAATCAGAATGCATACGAAAAGATAAGTGTAAAACCCGCATATAAATATGACTATGTTTGTCAAAGATGGGAAATTAAGGATGAAGACATAAAAAATAAAAAATGTATAATTGGGAACGCTCAAACAGAAAAAGAACCTAAAGTTCTTTTATGGGGGATTCAAATGCCGCACACTATATTGGTATCATAG